In Rhizophagus irregularis chromosome 7, complete sequence, a single genomic region encodes these proteins:
- a CDS encoding uncharacterized protein (CAZy:AA11; SECRETED:cutsite_VSS-HT; SECRETED:prob_0.6376); SECRETED:SignalP(1-20) codes for MKFSSAIFTIVATFIASVSSHTTMSFPPTRGHPLNKNAAVQDFECIMAPLNGGSGCAPKKFPCGGYPKDKKIVTTFKAGEVFEVKFFNQNFPKLKDEDKQKDQARHNGGLCEFSLSYDGGKTYTVIASYKKTCPDIFFEGWKVKIPENAPSCDSPGNCIFSWSWINAVGNREFYQNCADVKIEGNATEPLPIIDITRANLPPLFKKILTPEGDDLNSGNAVGSGPRKEDVQANLALKIGNGNNDNKKPPQNDDKQDGDDTQDDDNKSPPQDDDNDNKSPPQEDDNDNNKPPQNDDDGNNDDNNDNENDNNNDDDNDKNDNDNDNDNEDDNNQDIPCSENGTMVCGKEGGAEFLTCDNGKLVSRSCPGILVCTQNGKSIFCGYPKRR; via the coding sequence ATGAAGTTCTCTTCTGCTATTTTCACAATTGTCGCTACATTTATCGCTTCCGTGTCATCGCACACTACAATGTCATTTCCTCCAACTAGGGGACatccattaaataaaaatgcagCTGTCCAAGACTTTGAATGTATAATGGCACCATTAAATGGTGGATCGGGATGTGCacctaaaaaatttccatGTGGTGGATAtccaaaagataaaaaaatcgtTACAACTTTCAAAGCAGGAGAAGTTTttgaagttaaattttttaatcaaaacttccctaaattaaaagatgaagATAAACAAAAAGATCAAGCAAGACATAATGGTGGTTTATGtgaattttctttatcttaTGATGGTGGTAAAACTTATACCGTTATTGCctcttataaaaaaacttgtcCTGACATTTTCTTTGAAGGTTGGAAAGTTAAAATTCCTGAAAATGCTCCTTCTTGTGATAGTCCCGGAAATTGTATCTTTTCTTGGAGTTGGATTAATGCTGTTGGAAATCgagaattttatcaaaattgtgCTGATGTTAAAATTGAGGGAAATGCCACCGAACCTTTACCtattattgatattacaaGAGCAAATTTACCTCCTCttttcaaaaagattttaactCCCGAAGGTGATGATTTAAATAGTGGTAATGCTGTAGGTTCTGGTCCAAGAAAAGAAGATGTTCAAGCTAATTTGGCTTTAAAGATTGGTAATGGCAATAATGACAATAAAAAACCTCCACAAAATGATGATAAACAAGATGGTGATGATACACAAGACGACGATAATAAAAGCCCTCCACAGGATGATGACAATGATAACAAAAGTCCTCCACAGGAAGATgataacgataataataaaCCTCCgcaaaatgatgatgatggaaATAACGATGATAACAATGACAATGAAAATGACAATAACAATGACGATGACAATGACAAaaatgacaatgacaatgacaatgaTAATGAAGACGACAATAATCAAGATATTCCATGTAGTGAAAATGGAACGATGGTTTGTGGCAAAGAAGGTGGTGCTGAATTTCTTACTTGTGATAATGGTAAATTAGTTTCAAGATCTTGTCCTGGAATTTTAGTCTGTACACAAAATGGTAAATCAATCTTTTGTGGTTATCCAAAAAGAAGATAA